In one Nicotiana sylvestris chromosome 8, ASM39365v2, whole genome shotgun sequence genomic region, the following are encoded:
- the LOC104248038 gene encoding probable serine/threonine-protein kinase PBL18 has protein sequence MSYSEVEILTDENRHPCLMKLKGFCFQYKFAVVYDEKPDNYLSDVLRSGKDFGWDDRMKVATQLASLFTWLHERQFAFNLVLRYYLQDFNIKVLDFGFLVRVKEEDNRVLTIPYLNLPDAPEAYEGTRTLKSDVYVFGVGLVANNKNVYTAYYCWIVDELQRGKR, from the exons atgtCATAt AGTGAAGTTGAAATACTGACCGATGAAAACCGGCATCCATGTTTGATGAAGTTAAAGGGGTTCTGTTTTCAATATAAATTTGCAGTTGTTTATGATGAAAAACCAGATAATTATTTGTCGGACGTGCTTCGTTCTG GCAAAGACTTTGGATGGGATGATAGAATGAAGGTAGCAACTCAACTTGCAAGCCTCTTCACATGGTTGCATGAGAGACAATTTGCATTTAATTTGGTG CTCCGGTACTATTTGCAggacttcaacataaaagtattgGACTTTGGTTTTCTAGTTCGTGTAAAGGAGGAGGATAACAGAGTACTTACCATACCTTATTTGAATCTCCCTGATGCTCCAGAGGCTTATGAGGGTACTCGAACTTTAAAATCTGATGTTTACGTATTTGGTGTGGGGTTGGTTGCCAATAACAAAAACGTCTATACAGCATATTATTGTTGGATTGTGGACGAGCTCCAACGTGGTAAAAGATGA